GTCCGGCACATATGCGTAACCAACCTTGCCCCCGCTCAACTCCTCCACGCGCTTCCGGTTTTCCTCGATCCACGCCAGGTTGCGCAGGCGCTCTTCGCTCGCCAGCGTTTGCACCAGCGCCTCGCGCGCCCCGGCTGGTTCCGGCGTGTCGTTCACCGTCAGCAGTACCGGCTTGTCCGCCAGCCCTTGGAACGCCGCCCACGGGTCCGCCTTCGCATCCAGCGGCTCCCCATTCACCGCCAGCAGGTAATCGCCCTCCTGAACGTTTGTCACCCCTGGTTGCAAGAGCGGCGACCGCGCTTCGCTGTCCCACTCCGCCGCCCGCACAATGCGCTTGATCCGGTAGGCGCCGTTTTCCAGCGCGAAGTCGCACCCGAGATAACCCACGCCCACCGTTGGCCCCTTCTCGACGTCGCCGCCACTCCGGTAAGTGTGCGACGCGTTCAACTCCGCGATCAATTCCCCCAGAACGTAATTCACGTCCCACCGCGTCACCGCGTCCTCCAGCAGCCGGCCGTAACGCTCCCGCATCCCGGCCCAGTCCACCCCGTGCAGGCCCGGGTCGTAGAAATAATCCCGCTGCAGCCGCCACGCGTCGGTGAAAATCTGCCGCCACTCCGCCACCGGGTCCACCGGCGCCATGAACCCGCTCGTGTTGATCTTCTTCTCCAGCTTCTGCCCTTCCTTGGGCTCGATGATCGCGTAGTCGTTGTCCTTCCGCGCCAGCAGCTTCTCCCGGTTTGCGGATAGCTCAATGAAATCCGCGTCCGCCAGCACGGTCTTCTCCTCCCGCTTTTCCAGGTCGTAGAACACCACCGGGTGCTTCTCCTCCCCCGAGCTGACCCGCGGCAGCCGCCGGAACAGCAGCTTGCCCGGCAGCGCCGCCAGGCTGTCATAGCGCCCGGCCTTGGGCGGCAAAACCACCACCCGCTCCTCAAACCCGGCGAGGTCAATCTCCACCGCCTTGGGCTTTTCCTCCTTCTTCTTCTCCTCCTTTTTCTTATCTGTCTGCTCCGTGTCCTTTGGCTTGTCGCCCTTGTCGTCCTCTTTCTTCTTTTCCTCCTCGTCTTTCTTGTCCTTGGCCTTGTCGCCCTCCATGTCGTTGCGCGGCGCCAATGGCGAGATCACCTCCTTGCGCAGCGGCACCGCCGCCAGCACCGCGGTGTTGGCGTAAATCCACGTCGGGTCCAGCTCGCTGTAACTCGGCACAAATGTCCGCCCCGTCCGGAAAAAGAGGTATTTCCCGTCCGGGTCAAACACCGGCGACTCGTCGTTGTAGAAGCCCGAGGTGACCTGGTGCATTACGTTTGACCTGCAGTCGTAAAGGGCGATGGCCGAGTGGCCATTCTCCAGGTCCTGCGCCCAGGCGATCCAACGGCTGTCCGCCGACCAGCCCACCCGGAACCGGCTCAGCTCATCATGATACAACCACAATTGCCGCCCGATCACCGCGTTGGTCTTCGCCTCGAAGTCGAACAGGTTGATCCGCATCGCCTGGTCAATGAACGCAATCCGCTTGCTGTCGGGCGACCACTGCGGCCGGTAGCGGTAGCCCGGCCCCAGCTCGGTCAACGTCTGCTCGCCGAGTTCGTTCGTGCCGGGGCTCGTGGCTGCCCTGCGCACGGTCAGCTCATATTCCCCGGTGCGGTCGCTGAAATACGCGATCCACTTCCCGTCCGGCGACCACGCCGGGTGCCGCTCCGCCACGCCCGAGCTGCGCGTGAGGTTCAGCACCACCCCGTGTTCCGTCGGCGCCGAAAACACGTCCCCGCGCGCCTCGAACAGCGCCCGCTTCCCGCCCGGCGAGATCGTCGTGCTGAAGAGGTGGTTGGACACGTTCTCCGAGTGCGGCTTGAGCGTCGCCCGATCCGTCACCACCCGGATTTCCACCTCCCGGTATTTCTCCGTCTCCAGGTCCAGCAAATGGAGCCGCCCCGCGTTCTCGAACACGATGTCCCCCGGCCCGATGCTCGGGAAGTGCACGTCGAACTCCTTGAAGAACGTCACCTGCCGGAACTTGTTCCGCTTCAGGTCGCACGCCCAGAGGTTCGCCCGCTGGTGCTCGTCCCGGTCCGACAGGAAATACAACGTTTCCCCGTGCCACATCGGCGTCGAATCCGCCGCCGCCGACTCCGTCAGGTTCCGCGCCGTCAGGTCTTCCAGGTCGAACAGCCAGATGTCCGGGTTCATGCCGCCCCGGTAACGCTTCCAGGTCCGGAAATCCACGCTGATCGGCACATACGCCAGCGTCTTGCCGTCCGGTGAGATCGCCCCGAACTCGCCATAAGGCACCGGCAGTTTCTCCGGCAGCCCGCCCTCGGCCCGCACCTGGTAAAGCTGGTTGAACCGGTTCTTCGGGCTGGTCATCGAAGTCGCGTAAAGCAGCCAATTTCCCTCCGGATACCAACCCAGAATCCGGTCCGGCGCCCCGTGATGCGTCACCCGCTGCGGCAGCCCGCCCGCCACCGGCACCACGTAAATGTCCTCGTTCCCGTCGTAGGCCCCCGTGAACGCCAGCAGCGACCCGTCCGGCGAGAACCGCGGAAACGACTCCTCCCCCTTCGGCGAACTCAGCCGCACCGCCACGCCTCCCGCCCTCTCCACCAGCCAGATGTCCCCCGCATACACGAACGCGATCTGCGTCGCCGACACCGCCGGCTGCCGCATCATGCGCGCGTCAATGCGCGCGGAGACAACTGGCTGCGCCCGCGCTGTCGTCGCCAACAGCCCGGCGGCAAGTGCAACAGCCAGCAGAAAGGGATGATACGATATTCGGCGGTTCATGCCGGCATCCTGCACCATCCTTGCTCGTGAGTCCACCCCGTTGGGAGCCGAACGCCCGTTGTGCTTGTCACCGGTCGAAGCTGCGGTTAATAGATGTGGCATGAGCCGCATCACACGACGAACCTTCCTTCACCAAAGTCTCGCCGCCGCCGCACTGGTCACCTCAACACCGCGCATGCTTCGCGCAGCTGGCGCTGTAGCCAGCGCCGCTATCCCCGAGCCCTGCGCGTCCACCGCGTGGCAGAAGCGTGGCGTTGTCTTGGCGCCTGCAGAGGATTGGGAAGGCGGCCACATCCAGAACTTTACCTGTCCGGCCGAACCGCTCGCCGGAGACCGCTGGCGCCTGTGGTACTCCGCCTGCGGCAAGAAGTATCTGATCGCTTACGCGGAAGGCACGGCTGGCGGTCCCTTCAAAAAGTTCCCTGCCCGGTGCACACCCGGCGAGCCCGGTGAAGGTCCATTCACTATCGGCCATCTGCCCGACAAATGGAGTCCGGTGCAAGTCGTCCACATCCACCTCCGCAACGGTCGGCATCGCATCTACTTCTGGGCGCACGGTCCCGGCATTGCTCGCTTCCTCGCTGCGGATAGTGACGACGGCAAACGCTACACCGTTATCGATCCCCATCGGCCTGTGCTCTATCACCCCTCCGACCGTGCCGCCCACAGCATCCCTTCGCCGGATGGCACCTTAATCCACAAGAACCCCAGCCCCGCCCGGCCCGCCAATGAGCCCCTCGCTCTGTCGCGCCTCATTTCTAATGACGCTACCAACATCTACCAACTCCCCGACGGATCTTTCGAGATGTACAGTGTCGCCCTCCTCTCCGTCCCCAGGGACGATCCTGCTTACATGCCTCACGACAACGCCCCCGGTCTCCTCCGCGTCATAGACCGCTACACCTCCCCCGACGGCCTCCACTTCGAGGACCGCAAACGCGTCATCCAGCGTGATGCCCGCGATCCGGTCGACCAGCAGTTTTACTACCTCGCTTCCACCCTCACTCCAAAGGGCCGGGTTGGCATGTTGGGCCACTATCGTTGCCAGGCCCAGACGATGGACTTGGAATGGTGCTTCTCCCCC
This genomic window from Candidatus Paceibacterota bacterium contains:
- a CDS encoding PDZ domain-containing protein — its product is MNRRISYHPFLLAVALAAGLLATTARAQPVVSARIDARMMRQPAVSATQIAFVYAGDIWLVERAGGVAVRLSSPKGEESFPRFSPDGSLLAFTGAYDGNEDIYVVPVAGGLPQRVTHHGAPDRILGWYPEGNWLLYATSMTSPKNRFNQLYQVRAEGGLPEKLPVPYGEFGAISPDGKTLAYVPISVDFRTWKRYRGGMNPDIWLFDLEDLTARNLTESAAADSTPMWHGETLYFLSDRDEHQRANLWACDLKRNKFRQVTFFKEFDVHFPSIGPGDIVFENAGRLHLLDLETEKYREVEIRVVTDRATLKPHSENVSNHLFSTTISPGGKRALFEARGDVFSAPTEHGVVLNLTRSSGVAERHPAWSPDGKWIAYFSDRTGEYELTVRRAATSPGTNELGEQTLTELGPGYRYRPQWSPDSKRIAFIDQAMRINLFDFEAKTNAVIGRQLWLYHDELSRFRVGWSADSRWIAWAQDLENGHSAIALYDCRSNVMHQVTSGFYNDESPVFDPDGKYLFFRTGRTFVPSYSELDPTWIYANTAVLAAVPLRKEVISPLAPRNDMEGDKAKDKKDEEEKKKEDDKGDKPKDTEQTDKKKEEKKKEEKPKAVEIDLAGFEERVVVLPPKAGRYDSLAALPGKLLFRRLPRVSSGEEKHPVVFYDLEKREEKTVLADADFIELSANREKLLARKDNDYAIIEPKEGQKLEKKINTSGFMAPVDPVAEWRQIFTDAWRLQRDYFYDPGLHGVDWAGMRERYGRLLEDAVTRWDVNYVLGELIAELNASHTYRSGGDVEKGPTVGVGYLGCDFALENGAYRIKRIVRAAEWDSEARSPLLQPGVTNVQEGDYLLAVNGEPLDAKADPWAAFQGLADKPVLLTVNDTPEPAGAREALVQTLASEERLRNLAWIEENRKRVEELSGGKVGYAYVPDTGQNGQNELVRMLRAQVKKPGLVIDERFNSGGQIPDRFIELLNRPLRNYWAVRHGRDWMTPAVTHLGPKAMLINGWSGSGGDCLPFYFKQSKLGPLIGMRTWGGLIGITGSPKLVDGGGVTVPAFAVYSTNAQWIIEGHGVEPDIEVVDDPAAMAKGTDPQLERAVAEVMKQLRKHPPAEVKRPPYPKRPGV